Genomic DNA from Nostoc sp. C052:
TGCGTGTGGCTCGTGCCGCTTTCCCAAAAGGCAATCTATACATGACCATGAGGGATGAAATCGGTACTCTCTACAACGACCAAGATTTTGAAGACCTGTTTCCAACACTTGGGCAACCCGCTTTTAGTCCTTGGCGGTTAGCTTTGGTCTGCGTGATGCAATATATTGAAGACATGACTGACAGACAAGCAGCAGATGCAGTTCGCAGTAGAATTGATTGGAAGTATGCACTTTCTCTAGAATTGACAGACCCAGGCTTTGATTTTAGTGTACTTTGCGAATTCAGAGTCCGCTTAATTTCTGGAAGTGCCGAACAAAAATTACTGGATATCTTGTTAAAACAATTTAAAGAAAAAGGAATTATCAAAGACAGAGGAAAACAACGTACCGATTCAACCCATGTACTAGCAGCAATTCGCAACTTGAATCGCCTGGAAAGCGTAGCTGAAACTTTGCGTGCAGCATTAAACGCAGTGGCAACAGTTGCCCCAGAATGGTTGCGCTCATGGGTTCCCCATGATTGGTTTGAACGTTACGGACGTGCGTTAGAAGAGTACCGTTTACCTAAAGGAGTTGCGGCTCGATATAAATTAGCTGAAACTATTGGTAATGATGGTATGCGGCTATTAATAGCCATATACGAACAAGAAACGACACCTCAATGGCTGTGGCAAATACCAGCAATAGAAATTCTCCGCCAAACTTGGGTGCATCAATACTATATAGATTATACAAATCTAAAAGACGATGAACCTGGTAAATTATGTTGGCGTAGCGCAACAGACTTACCTCCGGCAGGCCAGCATTTTGACTCTCCTTATGATACTGATGCCCGTTACGGTAACAAACGCACCACAACCTGGACTGGTTATAAGGTACACATTACGGAAACTTGTGATGCTAACGATGTGCATTTAATTACAAATGTGGAGACGACCCCAGCCCACCTGTCCGATGTAGACCAAACACAACCAATTCATTTATCTCTGGAAGCCAAAAGCTTATCTCCAAAAGAACATATTGTAGATGCAGGATACGTAGATAGTGAATTACTGGTAAAAAGTAAAATTGATTTTGATATAGAACTTATTGGCCCAGTACGCCCAAATGTTAGCTGGCAAGCGAAAACGCCTGGTGGGTATGACCTAAGCAAGTTTACAGTTGACTGGTCAGCAAAAACAGTTACGTGTCCTCAAGGACAAAAAAGCACAACTTGGACTCCTTCGATTGACCCTTGGGGGAATTCAGGAATTAATGTCAAATTTCCTGCCAAAACCTGCCGAATGTGTAATTTCAGACACTTATGTGTCAAGTCAAAAAGTGAAAGTGAGCCAAGAAAATTAAGATTGCGCCCACAACAAGAACACCAGATCCTTCAAACTATCCGCAAACAGCAGGATACTGATGAGTGGAAAGAGCGTTATAACACCCGTGCTGGTGTTGAAGGAACTTTATCACAAGCAATAAATGCTTTCGGTTTACGGCAAGCACGTTACCGCAATCTACCAAAAGTCCGGTTACAACACCAAATCACAGCTATTGCTATCAATGTTGTTCGCATGGTGTCTTGGTTAAATGGTATACCCCACGCTATAACCAGAATCTCGCGGTTTGCCGCACTCGCTGTCACATAAAGACAGCAAACACCTATAGCGTTATCAAAATCTCTCCATGTAATACACGGTTGATTTCGAGTAGAGTTGTTCTCTACAATATCCGTGTATTACATGGAAAGAAGACTTATGAAAAAAATGAAAAGGGATATTCAAGGTAAGTTTGCGCTCAAGAACGATGACTATCGTGAAGTACGTTCTTTGAGACTGACAGACAATACTTGGAAAAAATTAGGTATTGCGTCTGAATGTTTAGGATTAACCAGAGCTGATTATCTGGAGGAAATAATTAACAGAGAATTCTCACCATGTAATACATGGAAAGACTCAGCATCTATTCCAGGTATTACACGGAATGATGAAGAATTAAACAGACTCAAAGCACAAGTCCAGTATCTTCAAAAAGAAAATTCCGCACACCAGGAACGCTCTGCCGTTACTTTTGTTTATGACATTGTGGATTTTGAAGCGATACGCGATCGCATTTTATTTGAATTGAAGTTGGGGCGGCAGGCTTCTGGTTATAAAGCCGCCCAAAAAGCCTTAAATACAATGATTGCAGAACTAAAACTTTTGGTTGACAGTTTCTAAATCACCCAAAAAAGCTGTTTCCAAGGGTATACTCCGTGAGTAGAGATTTTATTTTTGGTCTTAACTGTTGAATTTTTTCTTACCATATATGGTAATTTTAAAGTAACTAAAACATTTCCGACGGTTAATATTTCTCGCTTTCTATAACCGTGTTTTTGCATCTTAACCATCCCACCAGCCTCTTGTTTTCTCCATAGCTGTTTGATTTGCTGACTGAGATTGTGAAAGGTTATACAACAAAATAGCAATACATTGACCAGCTAAAATAAGCGCAATTTCTCTAATTTTTCCTTCTCTTTCTTCAAGAATTTTCCCATTCCACTCTGTGATGTTCGTCAATTCTAAACATTTTGTCACCTCGGAAGAAAAGTTTGATAATGATTTGCTCAAATCTAGAGTTGCACATATAGGAATCATATTTGATTTCTGAAAAAGGTTGCGAGATAATACGGAGGGAGATATCTGTCTAAGAGCGAACAATGATAAACCAGTATATAGAAGCAGCGATCGCAGAACTACAAGAATTTATAGATAATCGCCCAGATGCCCGTGAAGTTAGAAAAGCTTTAGCAGTTAAACTGGTTTATCAAGGCTACAAGTATGAGGAAATTCAAACAATTTTAGATGTGTCTGTTGGTTCGATAACAAGCTGGAAGAACGCCTATAAGGAATATGGAATTTCAGGACTACGCTTAAATTATCAAGGGAGAAAGAGTTACTTGAGCGATGAACAGAGGGAAGAAGTATTAAGTTGGTTGCAAGCTAAGGATATTTGGGAACTGGGTGAACTGGAGTACAAATTAGCATTTGAATATGATGTGATCTACGAATCCAAACGAAGCTATTACGATTTGTTTGACGCGGCAGGAATTAGTTGGAAGAAAACCACTGCCTTGAATCCAAAGGCGGACATTGAAGCTGTTGCCGCAAAAAAAAACAGTCTTGTTTCATTGTTGGCAAGCAACAGAGAGGAAATAGAATCAGGAAGACTAAGAGTATTCTTAATAGATGAGTGTCATCTACTCTGGGGAGACTTAACCGGATACGTTTGGGGAAAAACTGATCAAGAAATTGCAGTCAGAGTTATTAACGAACGAGATAAACAGACATACTATGGGGCAGTTGACTATCTCAATGGTAAGTTACTTCTGAAAGCTTACAATGCTGGTAATTCTGAAAATACGATTGATTATTTACGTTATTTATTAGACCAGTCTCCCAGCCAACGATTACTTCTTTTTTGGGATGGCGCTTCTTACCATCGTTCACATCTAGTTCAAAACTTTTTAGGCGAAATAAATCAAGGTTTATCTCCAGAGCAATGGAAAATTCACTGCGTCCGCTTTGCTCCTAATTGCCCATCACAAAATCCTATAGAAGATATTTGGTTACAAGCTAAAATATGGGCGCGGCGTTTCTGTGCTTTGATTCCTTCGTTCTCTCATCTGAAGTGGATGTTTGAGTG
This window encodes:
- a CDS encoding IS630 family transposase translates to MINQYIEAAIAELQEFIDNRPDAREVRKALAVKLVYQGYKYEEIQTILDVSVGSITSWKNAYKEYGISGLRLNYQGRKSYLSDEQREEVLSWLQAKDIWELGELEYKLAFEYDVIYESKRSYYDLFDAAGISWKKTTALNPKADIEAVAAKKNSLVSLLASNREEIESGRLRVFLIDECHLLWGDLTGYVWGKTDQEIAVRVINERDKQTYYGAVDYLNGKLLLKAYNAGNSENTIDYLRYLLDQSPSQRLLLFWDGASYHRSHLVQNFLGEINQGLSPEQWKIHCVRFAPNCPSQNPIEDIWLQAKIWARRFCALIPSFSHLKWMFEWFIRHTTFDFATLQMYGVFSEIKY
- a CDS encoding IS1182 family transposase, with amino-acid sequence MQPQSIDPIPEETVRVARAAFPKGNLYMTMRDEIGTLYNDQDFEDLFPTLGQPAFSPWRLALVCVMQYIEDMTDRQAADAVRSRIDWKYALSLELTDPGFDFSVLCEFRVRLISGSAEQKLLDILLKQFKEKGIIKDRGKQRTDSTHVLAAIRNLNRLESVAETLRAALNAVATVAPEWLRSWVPHDWFERYGRALEEYRLPKGVAARYKLAETIGNDGMRLLIAIYEQETTPQWLWQIPAIEILRQTWVHQYYIDYTNLKDDEPGKLCWRSATDLPPAGQHFDSPYDTDARYGNKRTTTWTGYKVHITETCDANDVHLITNVETTPAHLSDVDQTQPIHLSLEAKSLSPKEHIVDAGYVDSELLVKSKIDFDIELIGPVRPNVSWQAKTPGGYDLSKFTVDWSAKTVTCPQGQKSTTWTPSIDPWGNSGINVKFPAKTCRMCNFRHLCVKSKSESEPRKLRLRPQQEHQILQTIRKQQDTDEWKERYNTRAGVEGTLSQAINAFGLRQARYRNLPKVRLQHQITAIAINVVRMVSWLNGIPHAITRISRFAALAVT